DNA sequence from the Amycolatopsis sp. Hca4 genome:
CCGAAGCTCCGGACGGTGATCGACAGGAAACCGACAGGCACCGTTCAGCGCTTGTGCGCCCGGGCCGCGCCGAAGCAGTACACGCCGAACGCGGCGAGGCCGAGCGCGACCACGATCAGCAGCACGGTGCCGAAGGGCTGGGCCGAAAGCGTCTTCAGGGCGGCGTCCAGGCCGCCGGCCTTGTTCGGGTCGGCCGTGAACCCGGCGATGGCCAGCAGGATCGCGACGATGGCGAGGACGACGCCCTTGGCGAGGTAGCCCGTGGTGCCGATCCAGCCGATCCAGCGCTTGGTCCTGCCCGGCAGCTCGGTCGTGTTGAGGTCCTCGAGGAACTTCTTCTTCACGCCCTTCACCCCCGCGGCGATGGCGACGCCGAGCACGCAGGCGGCGGCGATGACGACCAGCGCCGGCCCGGCGGGCAGCTGGAGCAGCTTGGCGGTGAACTCCTGCTGCTTCTCGTTGCCGGACCCACCGCCCCCGCTGCCGGTGGCGATGCGGATGGCGGTGATGCCGAGCAGGATCACCACGACCCCGCGCGCGGCCGCGCCGATCCGCTTGCGCGTCCGCTTGCCGCCGCTGACCCACTCGTACCCGGTGGCGGCCATCAGGAACTGCCAGAGCCCGAACAGGATCAGGCCGACCGCGACGACCCAGAGCAGGACCTGGCCGAACGCCGTGGAGCCGATCTGCTGCAGTGCCCCCTTCTGGTCGGCCTGCTCGCTGTCGCCGAAGGCGACCTGCAGCGCAAGGTAGGCGATGACCAGGTGCACGACGCCGTAGCACGCCATGCCGGCGCGGCCGAGCACTTGCGCGGTGTTGCTCTTCTCGCCTCTTTCGGCGGTGGCCTCTGTCCGGTTCATGCCTGCTGTAGTACCCACGCCCGACCCCGATCCACTGGGCCAAGCGGCCTAATCACTTGCTGTGCCTGCGACGATCGGACGGTGAGCGCGCCACTGACCGGCTACTGGTCGGACCAGGAGGTGTACCCGGGCTCCCCCGAGTACACCGAGCTGGGCTTCCGCGCCGACGGCTCGGGCTGGCTGTACTGGGCGAGCTGGAGCAAGGAGTTCGTCGTCCGCCGCTTCACCTGGCAGGTCCCGGCGCCCGGCCTCCTGACCGCCCGGCTGCACCTGACCCTCGGCGGCCAGTGGTCGGTGGCCGAGGGGGACGTCACGCACCGGGTCGAGGACCGGGAGGAGGCCGACGACGTGGTCGAGCTCGGCTGGGCGATCGGCCCGGACGCGGAGCTGACCCTGGACCGCCCGCTGGACGAGGTCTTCGGCGGCACGCGGTTCCGCCCGGTGGCGGACGGCGGCACCGATCCGACGCTCGGCTAGGCGGGGCGGCGGCGCACCTCGTCGAGGCCGGCCCAGCCGCCGTTGACGGCCAGCAGGGTCAGCACCTGCTCCGCCTGCTCGGCGAACCGGGTGAGGTCCTCGTGCAGCAGGGCCGCGCGCTCGCCGTCGAGCTGGTCGAAGTCGTCGAACCAGAGCGAGATGGCCGAGCCCGCCGTGACGGCGAGGCCCTGCGTCAGGCTGAGGAACCCGGGCGACGGCGTCTCGGCGGCCGCGCGGTAAGCGGTCTCGATGTCGTCGCACGCGGCGAGCAGGTCACGCAGCTGGCGGACGGCGCCGGCCGGGGTCCCGTCCCAGGCGGCGGTCGGCCAGGCGCGATCGGACAGCTCGAGCCACAGCCGCCAGCCGGCGACCAGCTCGGCTTCGTCGTGGGGCGTCCAGGACGCCGGAACCGGCCAGTACATGAGTTCGAGAGTGACACCGCCGGAGCGCAAATCCGCCCCGGCGGTGGGTTATGTCTCATGTGGCGAAACTCAGGAGATGACGGGCGGCACAAAAACACAGGGCGGCGTCTTGGCGTGCGCGGGATCGAGCGCGTTGAGCACCAGCCCCTGCGCGACGGGGTCGTAGGTGATCCCGAGGTGATCGGTGAAGTCGAGCCCGCAGACGTCCTGGAGCAGGACGTTCTTCACGTTGGGCGCGGGAGCG
Encoded proteins:
- a CDS encoding DUF1206 domain-containing protein; its protein translation is MNRTEATAERGEKSNTAQVLGRAGMACYGVVHLVIAYLALQVAFGDSEQADQKGALQQIGSTAFGQVLLWVVAVGLILFGLWQFLMAATGYEWVSGGKRTRKRIGAAARGVVVILLGITAIRIATGSGGGGSGNEKQQEFTAKLLQLPAGPALVVIAAACVLGVAIAAGVKGVKKKFLEDLNTTELPGRTKRWIGWIGTTGYLAKGVVLAIVAILLAIAGFTADPNKAGGLDAALKTLSAQPFGTVLLIVVALGLAAFGVYCFGAARAHKR